In Sporichthya polymorpha DSM 43042, a genomic segment contains:
- the soxR gene encoding redox-sensitive transcriptional activator SoxR translates to MKPAEELLTIGEVAERAGFATSAIRFYDKEGLVVAVRTSGNQRRYPRSALRRLAFIRAAQNVGVPLAEIREALAELPDTRTPTKADWARLSRHWRARLDAQIEGLTALRDNLDSCIGCGCLSLQRCALYNPGDVAATRGPGAQRLPRSIREPHHS, encoded by the coding sequence ATGAAACCCGCGGAGGAACTGCTCACGATCGGGGAGGTCGCCGAGCGCGCCGGCTTCGCGACGTCGGCGATCCGCTTCTACGACAAGGAAGGTCTCGTCGTCGCGGTGCGCACGTCGGGCAACCAGCGGCGTTACCCGCGCAGTGCGTTGCGCCGCCTCGCGTTCATCCGCGCCGCGCAGAACGTCGGCGTCCCGCTCGCGGAGATCCGCGAGGCCCTCGCCGAACTGCCCGACACCCGGACCCCGACGAAGGCCGACTGGGCCCGTCTGTCCCGCCACTGGCGCGCCCGTCTCGACGCGCAGATCGAGGGCCTCACCGCGCTGCGCGACAACCTCGACTCCTGCATCGGCTGCGGCTGCCTCTCGCTCCAGCGGTGCGCGCTCTACAACCCCGGCGACGTCGCCGCCACCCGCGGTCCCGGCGCGCAGCGGCTCCCGAGGTCGATCCGCGAGCCTCACCACTCCTGA
- a CDS encoding SDR family NAD(P)-dependent oxidoreductase, which yields MSALQTPRAVVTGGSRGLGLALTRELVSRGWDVVVDGRNPDVLAAAVAGLPDPTRVTAVVGDVADPLHRAALVEAAGPRVDLLVNNASVLGAVPLPPLAEYPLEDLEQAFAVNTVAPLRLVQLLLPALERAGGRVVNVSSDAAVEAYPGWGGYGASKAALDLLNAVLAVERPGLRFYALDPGDMGTELAAAAGEDPAGRPAPETVVPAVLRLVEADLPSGRYTADSLRPVGATR from the coding sequence ATGAGCGCACTGCAGACACCCCGGGCCGTGGTCACCGGCGGCTCGCGCGGGCTCGGCCTGGCCCTGACCCGCGAGCTCGTCTCCCGCGGCTGGGACGTGGTCGTCGACGGCCGGAACCCCGACGTTCTCGCCGCCGCGGTGGCCGGACTCCCGGACCCGACCCGGGTGACGGCCGTCGTCGGCGACGTGGCGGATCCGCTCCACCGCGCCGCACTGGTCGAAGCCGCCGGGCCGCGCGTCGACCTGCTGGTCAACAACGCGAGCGTCCTCGGCGCGGTGCCGTTGCCGCCGCTGGCCGAGTACCCGCTGGAGGACCTCGAGCAGGCGTTCGCGGTCAACACCGTCGCGCCGCTCCGGCTTGTGCAGTTGCTGCTCCCCGCCCTCGAGCGCGCGGGCGGCCGGGTCGTCAACGTCTCCTCCGACGCCGCCGTCGAGGCCTACCCCGGCTGGGGCGGGTACGGGGCGTCAAAGGCAGCCCTGGACCTGCTCAACGCCGTCCTCGCCGTCGAGCGCCCCGGGCTGCGGTTCTACGCCCTCGACCCGGGCGACATGGGGACCGAACTCGCGGCCGCCGCGGGCGAGGACCCGGCCGGCCGACCGGCGCCCGAGACCGTCGTGCCCGCCGTGCTCCGGCTCGTCGAGGCCGACCTCCCCAGCGGGCGGTACACCGCGGACTCCCTGCGTCCGGTCGGGGCGACCCGATGA
- a CDS encoding S-adenosylmethionine:tRNA ribosyltransferase-isomerase, giving the protein MSARTLPAPAIAFELGPEREAAMPPERRGLTRDGVRLLVATPETVAHRRFCELPAHLSPGDLLVVNTSATVPAALEGRRGDHRPTVVHVSAELPDGSWVVELRRPDHTGPQWDGAAGERVEVKGRLRLRLVAPYPEPAAPSRLWRAVPETPVALLDHLARHGRPIRYAHHSGRFRLDEHQTVYADRPGSAEMASAGRPFTAELLVRLMARGVTVAPVVLHAGVSSQEAGEPPLPERFAVPPATARLVNSARCAGRRVVAVGTTVVRALESATDDDGFVEPAAGWTDLVLGPDRPARVVGGLISGLHAPEASHLLLLEAVVGPDLVATAYRAALGRDYLWHEFGDSTLFLPEMS; this is encoded by the coding sequence ATGAGCGCCCGGACGTTGCCCGCGCCCGCGATCGCCTTCGAGCTCGGCCCGGAGCGGGAGGCGGCGATGCCGCCGGAGCGCCGCGGCCTGACCCGCGACGGGGTCCGCCTGCTGGTCGCGACGCCGGAGACCGTCGCGCACCGCCGCTTCTGCGAGCTCCCGGCGCACCTGTCCCCCGGCGACCTGCTCGTCGTGAACACCTCGGCGACGGTGCCCGCCGCGCTCGAGGGTCGGCGCGGTGACCACCGTCCGACCGTCGTGCACGTCTCGGCGGAGCTGCCCGACGGGAGCTGGGTCGTCGAGCTCCGCCGTCCGGACCACACCGGTCCGCAGTGGGACGGCGCGGCCGGGGAGCGCGTCGAGGTCAAGGGCCGGCTGCGACTGCGCCTCGTCGCGCCCTACCCGGAACCGGCCGCGCCGAGCCGGCTGTGGCGGGCGGTCCCGGAGACCCCGGTGGCGCTGCTCGACCACCTCGCCCGGCACGGGCGCCCGATCCGGTACGCGCATCACTCGGGCCGGTTCCGGCTCGACGAGCACCAGACGGTCTACGCGGATCGGCCCGGCAGCGCCGAGATGGCCAGCGCCGGGCGGCCGTTCACCGCCGAGCTGCTGGTCCGGCTGATGGCGCGCGGCGTCACGGTCGCCCCGGTCGTGCTCCACGCGGGGGTGTCCAGCCAGGAGGCGGGCGAACCGCCGCTGCCCGAGCGGTTCGCGGTCCCGCCCGCCACCGCGCGGCTGGTGAACAGCGCCCGCTGCGCCGGCCGCCGGGTCGTCGCGGTCGGGACGACGGTCGTCCGCGCGCTGGAGTCGGCGACCGACGACGACGGGTTCGTCGAGCCCGCCGCGGGCTGGACCGACCTCGTCCTCGGCCCGGACCGCCCCGCCCGGGTCGTCGGCGGCCTGATCTCTGGCCTCCACGCCCCGGAGGCGAGCCACCTGCTCCTGCTGGAGGCCGTCGTCGGCCCCGACCTCGTCGCCACCGCCTACCGCGCCGCCCTCGGCCGGGACTACCTCTGGCACGAGTTCGGCGACTCGACGCTGTTCCTGCCCGAGATGTCCTGA
- a CDS encoding transglutaminase family protein gives MTWRLKIEHRTRIDYEGEVLASYNEVRMTPLNDAAQSTLDARIQVSPSATGSRYWDYWGAYVTAFDVHVPHRTLALTATSVVETSDTPPGGGAVGWETLRDDRVRDTHVEYLSPTAHTEVGPALVAQVREIVGDAAPAEAARACAEWLRGEVRYVPGSTGVHTVANEAWDARAGVCQDLAHLTVGLLRGLGIPARYVSGYLHPAPEAGIGETVTGQSHAWVEWWDGAWTPYDPTNGKPVGVEHVVVARGRDYWDVPPHKGVYAGPGGTSLSVEVDVTRVA, from the coding sequence GTGACCTGGCGGTTGAAGATCGAGCACCGCACCCGGATCGACTACGAGGGCGAGGTGCTGGCCTCCTACAACGAGGTCCGCATGACCCCGCTCAACGACGCCGCGCAGTCGACGCTCGACGCGCGCATCCAGGTCAGCCCGTCCGCGACCGGCTCGCGCTACTGGGACTACTGGGGTGCGTACGTGACCGCGTTCGACGTCCACGTCCCGCACCGGACGCTGGCGCTGACCGCGACGAGCGTCGTCGAGACCTCCGACACTCCGCCCGGCGGCGGGGCCGTCGGCTGGGAGACGCTGCGCGACGACCGGGTGCGTGACACCCACGTCGAGTACCTGAGCCCGACGGCGCACACCGAGGTCGGCCCGGCGCTCGTGGCCCAGGTGCGCGAGATCGTGGGCGACGCCGCCCCCGCGGAGGCGGCCCGCGCCTGCGCCGAGTGGCTGCGCGGTGAGGTCCGGTACGTGCCGGGCTCGACCGGCGTCCACACCGTCGCGAACGAGGCGTGGGACGCCCGCGCCGGCGTGTGCCAGGACCTCGCACATCTGACGGTGGGTCTGCTGCGCGGGCTCGGGATCCCGGCCCGCTACGTCTCCGGCTACCTGCACCCGGCGCCGGAGGCCGGCATCGGCGAGACCGTCACCGGCCAGAGCCACGCCTGGGTCGAGTGGTGGGACGGCGCGTGGACGCCCTACGACCCGACCAACGGCAAGCCCGTCGGCGTCGAGCACGTCGTCGTCGCCCGCGGCCGGGACTACTGGGACGTCCCGCCGCACAAGGGCGTCTACGCCGGCCCGGGTGGCACCTCGCTCAGCGTCGAGGTCGACGTCACGCGCGTGGCCTGA
- a CDS encoding alpha-E domain-containing protein, which translates to MLSRIAESTFWIGRYLERADSTARILDVHVQMLVEDPWIDEARVCTSLMEVMGVDGGAEATSAAQVLAQLAYDQNNPSSIAGSLSAARENARGARETISAEIFEALNSTWIDLPEQRRRADRFGPHGFFSWVRESTAIMSGLVDTTMSRDESWTFLTLGRCLERADMTARLLMLRTLPGGRAPTWGTLLRSCGAYESYLRTYRGPVREDRAAEFLMIDRLSPRSVFSALSGAERCLTMLDPDAGRSGVADEARRLLGRARADLEFRSPGDLLADFSADLEGLQATCSMVNDAIAARYFPRIAQMTWSTESGDTVTGLAPAGEASVGVAS; encoded by the coding sequence ATGCTGAGTCGGATCGCGGAGTCGACGTTCTGGATCGGCCGCTACCTGGAGCGCGCGGACTCGACCGCGCGCATCCTCGACGTGCACGTCCAGATGCTCGTCGAGGACCCGTGGATCGACGAGGCGCGGGTCTGCACCTCGCTGATGGAGGTCATGGGCGTCGACGGGGGAGCGGAGGCGACGTCGGCCGCGCAGGTCCTCGCCCAGCTGGCCTACGACCAGAACAACCCGAGCTCGATCGCCGGGTCGCTGTCGGCCGCGCGCGAGAACGCCCGTGGTGCGCGCGAGACCATCTCCGCCGAGATCTTCGAGGCGCTGAACTCGACCTGGATCGACCTGCCCGAGCAGCGGCGCCGCGCCGACCGCTTCGGCCCGCACGGCTTCTTCAGCTGGGTGCGCGAGTCGACGGCGATCATGTCGGGTCTCGTCGACACCACGATGAGCCGGGACGAGAGCTGGACGTTCCTGACGCTCGGCCGCTGCCTCGAACGAGCGGACATGACGGCCCGTCTGCTGATGCTCCGTACGCTCCCCGGCGGTCGCGCGCCGACGTGGGGGACGCTGCTGCGCAGCTGCGGCGCCTACGAGAGCTACCTGCGCACCTACCGCGGCCCCGTGCGCGAGGACCGCGCCGCGGAGTTCCTGATGATCGACCGGCTCTCGCCGCGGTCGGTGTTCTCCGCGCTGTCCGGCGCGGAGCGGTGCCTGACGATGCTCGACCCCGACGCGGGCCGCAGTGGCGTCGCCGACGAGGCGCGGCGGTTGCTGGGCCGCGCCCGCGCGGACCTCGAGTTCCGCAGCCCGGGCGACCTGCTCGCGGACTTCTCCGCCGACCTCGAGGGCCTGCAGGCCACGTGCTCGATGGTCAACGACGCCATCGCGGCGCGGTACTTCCCGCGCATCGCGCAGATGACCTGGTCGACCGAGAGCGGCGACACCGTCACCGGCCTCGCGCCGGCGGGCGAGGCGTCGGTGGGAGTGGCGTCGTGA
- a CDS encoding circularly permuted type 2 ATP-grasp protein, translating to MADLFQDYPLGSAWDEMFSEGGKPRAACEAVYDTVRTLPSDELRARADALALSFLDRGVTFALGGEERPFPLDIVPRIITAQEWEVLSEGVAQRVRALEAFLADVYDSGQIFADGVMPRRLIATSAHFHRAAADVVPANGVRVLVSGIDVIRDEAGQFRVLEDNIRTPSGVSYVIENRRAMTHGLPEAFSSHRIMPVSDYPQRLLAAARAAAPDGNPDAEVVVLTPGIYNSAYFEHALLARLMGVELVEGRDLVCRGNRVYMRTTSGEKRVDVIYRRIDDDFLDPLHFHPDSVIGCPGLLNAARDGGVTICNAVGNGIADDKLVYSYVPDMVRYYLSEDPILANVDTYRLDDPETLKWVLAHLDELVLKPVDASGGKGIVIGPRAEKDVLTELAVRVAADPRGWIAQQVVSLSTVPTLIEDQLRPRHVDLRPFALNDGNEIYVLPGGLTRVALPEGQLVVNSSQGGGSKDTWVLAGPNDPDVPKTPTVAEEPVQASQRAPRGTASDPGPRTLGAVPALHRQAAQQQQQQQQGSSRC from the coding sequence ATGGCCGACCTGTTCCAGGACTATCCGCTCGGTTCGGCCTGGGACGAGATGTTCTCCGAGGGCGGGAAGCCGCGGGCGGCGTGCGAGGCCGTCTACGACACCGTCCGCACGCTCCCGAGCGACGAACTGCGCGCGCGGGCGGACGCCCTGGCGCTGTCCTTCCTGGACCGCGGCGTCACGTTCGCGCTCGGCGGCGAGGAGCGGCCGTTCCCGCTCGACATCGTCCCCCGGATCATCACCGCCCAGGAGTGGGAGGTCCTCTCCGAGGGCGTCGCCCAGCGGGTCCGGGCGCTGGAGGCCTTCCTGGCCGACGTCTACGACTCGGGGCAGATCTTCGCCGACGGCGTCATGCCCCGGCGCCTGATCGCCACCTCGGCGCACTTCCACCGGGCCGCGGCCGACGTCGTCCCCGCGAACGGGGTGCGGGTCCTGGTCTCGGGCATCGACGTCATCCGCGACGAGGCCGGTCAGTTCCGCGTGCTGGAGGACAACATCCGCACGCCCTCCGGCGTGAGCTACGTCATCGAGAACCGGCGCGCGATGACGCACGGCCTGCCCGAGGCGTTCTCCTCCCACCGGATCATGCCGGTCTCGGACTACCCGCAGCGCCTGCTCGCCGCCGCCCGCGCCGCGGCTCCGGACGGCAACCCCGACGCCGAGGTCGTCGTCCTCACCCCGGGCATCTACAACTCGGCCTACTTCGAGCACGCGCTGCTCGCCCGGCTCATGGGCGTCGAGCTCGTCGAAGGCCGTGACCTGGTCTGTCGCGGCAATCGCGTCTACATGCGGACCACGTCGGGGGAGAAGCGCGTCGACGTCATCTACCGGCGCATCGACGACGACTTCCTCGACCCGCTGCACTTCCACCCCGATTCGGTCATCGGCTGCCCGGGCCTGCTCAACGCCGCTCGGGACGGCGGGGTGACGATCTGCAACGCGGTCGGCAACGGCATCGCGGACGACAAGCTCGTCTACAGCTACGTGCCCGACATGGTCCGCTACTACCTGAGCGAGGACCCGATCCTCGCCAACGTCGACACCTACCGGCTCGACGACCCGGAGACGCTCAAGTGGGTCCTGGCCCACCTGGACGAGCTCGTGCTCAAGCCCGTCGACGCCTCCGGCGGCAAGGGGATTGTGATCGGGCCCCGGGCGGAGAAGGACGTGCTGACCGAGCTCGCGGTCCGCGTCGCCGCCGACCCGCGCGGCTGGATCGCCCAGCAGGTCGTCTCGCTGTCCACCGTCCCGACGCTGATCGAGGATCAGCTGAGGCCCCGTCACGTCGATCTGCGTCCGTTCGCCCTGAACGACGGCAACGAGATCTACGTCCTGCCCGGCGGTCTGACCCGCGTCGCGCTGCCCGAGGGTCAGCTGGTCGTGAACTCCTCGCAGGGCGGCGGTTCGAAGGACACCTGGGTCCTCGCCGGCCCGAACGACCCCGACGTCCCGAAGACACCGACCGTCGCCGAGGAGCCGGTGCAGGCCAGTCAGCGCGCGCCGCGCGGGACCGCGTCCGACCCCGGCCCCCGCACCCTCGGCGCCGTCCCCGCCCTGCACCGGCAGGCGGCGCAGCAACAGCAACAGCAGCAGCAGGGGAGCTCGCGATGCTGA
- the rpsT gene encoding 30S ribosomal protein S20, producing the protein MANIKSQIKRNKTNEKARLRNKAVRSSLKTSIRKFREATAAGDTEGATQLMRQAARQLDKAASKGVIHANAAANKKSAMAQALTKAGS; encoded by the coding sequence GTGGCGAACATCAAGTCGCAGATCAAGCGCAACAAGACCAACGAGAAGGCCCGGCTGCGCAACAAGGCCGTGCGGTCCTCGCTGAAGACGTCCATCCGCAAGTTCCGTGAGGCCACCGCGGCCGGCGACACCGAGGGCGCGACCCAGCTCATGCGCCAGGCCGCCCGCCAGCTCGACAAGGCCGCCAGCAAGGGCGTCATCCACGCCAACGCCGCCGCCAACAAGAAGTCGGCCATGGCCCAGGCGCTCACGAAGGCCGGCAGCTAG
- the holA gene encoding DNA polymerase III subunit delta: protein MSNAPAPLPALTLVLGPEELLAERAVAAARRAVRAVDPDADVHDLAPGTLQSGMLDELTSPSLFAERRLLIVRAAQDLSQPVLGEVEALVKNVPEDVCVLLVHPGGAKGKALADTAKKAGAVVVDCAEVKKAGDKLTFIAGEFRAAGRRVGQDTARALLDAVGGDLRELAAACSQLCADTTGAIDADEVRRYYAGRADVTSFHVADLALEGRTPEALERLRWALACGAEPVMVVGALANSLRGLAKLGSAPRGLSQGDLARQLGMPPWKVDSLRRQLRGWTPDGMAKALTAVAAADAAVKGGAVSTAYALERALVDIGAARRDG, encoded by the coding sequence ATGAGTAACGCGCCCGCCCCGCTGCCGGCGCTGACGTTGGTGCTGGGGCCGGAGGAGCTGCTCGCGGAGCGGGCGGTCGCGGCGGCGCGGCGGGCGGTGCGGGCCGTGGACCCGGACGCAGACGTCCACGACCTCGCCCCGGGGACGTTGCAGTCGGGGATGCTCGACGAGCTCACGAGCCCGTCGCTGTTCGCCGAGCGGCGGCTGCTGATCGTGCGGGCCGCGCAGGACCTCTCGCAGCCCGTCCTCGGCGAGGTCGAGGCGCTGGTGAAGAACGTCCCGGAGGACGTCTGTGTCCTGCTCGTGCACCCCGGCGGGGCGAAGGGGAAGGCCCTCGCCGACACGGCGAAGAAGGCCGGCGCGGTCGTCGTCGACTGCGCGGAGGTCAAGAAGGCCGGCGACAAGCTGACGTTCATCGCCGGGGAGTTCCGCGCAGCCGGGCGCCGGGTCGGGCAGGACACGGCCCGGGCGCTGCTCGACGCCGTCGGCGGCGACCTGCGCGAGCTCGCCGCCGCCTGCAGTCAGCTCTGCGCCGACACCACCGGCGCGATCGACGCCGACGAGGTCCGCCGCTACTACGCGGGCCGGGCCGACGTCACCAGCTTCCACGTCGCCGACCTCGCCCTGGAGGGCCGGACGCCGGAGGCGCTGGAGCGGCTCCGCTGGGCACTGGCCTGCGGGGCGGAACCCGTGATGGTCGTCGGCGCCCTCGCCAACAGCCTCCGCGGCCTGGCCAAGCTCGGCTCGGCGCCGCGTGGGCTCTCGCAGGGGGATCTCGCCCGGCAGCTCGGCATGCCGCCCTGGAAGGTCGACAGCCTCCGCCGTCAGCTCCGCGGCTGGACCCCGGACGGGATGGCGAAGGCCCTGACCGCCGTCGCCGCCGCCGACGCCGCGGTCAAGGGCGGGGCGGTCTCCACCGCGTACGCGCTGGAGCGGGCCCTGGTCGACATCGGCGCCGCCCGCCGCGACGGCTGA
- a CDS encoding ComEC/Rec2 family competence protein → MDRIDLRLLPAAAAAWLAAWVTPTVHRTTVAVAVLGAGVAAVLLVRSRTAGATVLAAALGVGAAAGLGAAARGTAIAAGPVDDLAVERATVRVDLRVTGDPAVRPTASRFGRGEVVTVPALVERILARGTTTDVRTRVLVLATDHDWTNLIPGQELRVAGRLSPPRSHGPLAAVLQVRGPPPEATAAPWRDRAAADVRAGLRSSVAGLGPAERGLVPGLVLGDTSGIDPELTGDFQVAGLSHVLAVSGSNLALLLGAVLGLARLAGVRLRALPVVGLVTVVVFVFVARPEPSLLRASVMGVVGVLGLAVGRRGRAAPALCAAVIVLLLVDPWLARSYGFALSVSATAGLIFLAPRWCDRLARRMPRWLATAIAVPAAAQAACGPVIVLLTDEVGLVAVPANLLAVPAVPPAMLLGVLAAVTWPLCPPLSRVFGQLAGLPAWWIVTVARCAADVPGATVPWLAGARGALVLALLTLAVVTVRQLPPVAVGSVVLAVVLALRPPVPLPTVLPGPWPPRDWVVVACDVGQGDALAIRAGPRSAVVVDAGPDPAAVDRCLRRLGVREIPYLLLTHFHADHVEGLPGVLRGRRVAEIGVSPLPDPPGEVERVQRWAGRVPLTHPAPGEQRRAGEASWRVVWPLRLIDEGAPANNASVVLLVQVRGVRILLTGDIEPPAQAALHRAEPGLRADVLKVPHHGSAHQHPPFLASVGARVALASVGADNDYGHPAPAVLRLLTAARAAIGRTDRHGDVAVVLRAGRLAVVRDRPTERQG, encoded by the coding sequence GTGGACCGGATCGATCTGCGCCTCCTCCCGGCGGCCGCCGCGGCCTGGCTGGCCGCGTGGGTCACGCCGACGGTGCACCGGACGACGGTTGCCGTCGCCGTGCTCGGCGCGGGCGTCGCGGCGGTGCTCCTGGTCCGGTCCCGCACCGCAGGCGCGACCGTGCTCGCCGCCGCCCTCGGCGTCGGTGCGGCCGCCGGGCTCGGGGCCGCGGCGCGGGGAACGGCGATCGCCGCCGGACCGGTCGACGACCTCGCCGTCGAGCGGGCGACGGTCCGTGTCGACCTGCGCGTCACGGGCGACCCGGCGGTACGGCCGACCGCGTCGCGCTTCGGTCGCGGGGAGGTCGTCACCGTGCCGGCGCTGGTCGAGCGCATCCTCGCCCGCGGGACCACGACCGACGTTCGTACCCGGGTCCTCGTTCTCGCGACCGACCACGACTGGACGAATCTGATCCCGGGTCAGGAGCTGCGCGTGGCCGGGCGACTCTCGCCGCCCCGCTCGCACGGCCCGCTGGCCGCGGTCCTCCAGGTGCGTGGGCCACCGCCGGAAGCGACGGCTGCGCCGTGGCGCGACCGCGCCGCCGCCGACGTCCGAGCCGGGCTGCGGTCCTCCGTCGCCGGACTCGGCCCCGCGGAACGCGGCCTCGTGCCGGGCCTGGTCCTCGGCGACACCTCGGGCATCGACCCGGAACTCACCGGCGACTTCCAGGTCGCGGGGCTCTCGCACGTCCTCGCGGTGTCCGGATCGAACCTCGCGCTTCTGCTCGGCGCGGTGCTCGGGCTGGCGCGGCTGGCCGGGGTCCGGCTGCGCGCGCTGCCCGTCGTCGGGCTCGTCACCGTCGTGGTCTTCGTGTTCGTCGCCCGACCGGAGCCGAGTCTGCTGCGGGCGTCGGTGATGGGTGTCGTCGGCGTCCTCGGACTGGCGGTGGGACGCCGCGGCCGGGCGGCGCCCGCGCTGTGCGCGGCGGTGATCGTGCTGCTGCTCGTCGACCCCTGGCTCGCCCGCTCGTACGGGTTCGCGCTCAGCGTCTCGGCGACGGCCGGGCTGATCTTTCTCGCCCCGCGCTGGTGCGACCGCCTCGCGCGCCGGATGCCGCGCTGGCTCGCGACGGCGATCGCGGTCCCCGCCGCGGCCCAGGCGGCGTGCGGCCCCGTCATCGTGCTGCTGACCGACGAGGTCGGTCTGGTCGCGGTCCCGGCGAACCTGCTCGCGGTGCCGGCGGTGCCGCCGGCGATGCTGCTCGGCGTCCTCGCCGCGGTGACGTGGCCGCTCTGCCCGCCGCTGTCGCGGGTGTTCGGGCAGCTCGCGGGTCTGCCGGCATGGTGGATCGTCACCGTCGCGCGGTGCGCCGCCGACGTGCCGGGCGCGACGGTGCCATGGCTGGCGGGTGCCCGCGGTGCGCTCGTCCTCGCACTGCTGACGCTCGCCGTCGTGACGGTTCGTCAGCTTCCGCCGGTGGCGGTGGGGTCGGTCGTGCTGGCGGTGGTGCTCGCGCTCCGGCCGCCGGTTCCGCTCCCGACGGTGCTCCCGGGGCCCTGGCCGCCCCGGGACTGGGTCGTGGTCGCGTGCGACGTCGGGCAGGGCGACGCGCTCGCGATCCGCGCCGGGCCGCGATCGGCCGTCGTCGTCGACGCCGGGCCCGACCCGGCCGCGGTCGACCGCTGCCTGCGCCGCCTCGGCGTCCGCGAGATCCCGTACCTGCTGCTGACCCACTTTCACGCCGACCACGTCGAGGGCCTGCCGGGCGTGCTCCGCGGCCGCCGGGTCGCCGAGATCGGCGTCAGCCCGCTCCCGGACCCGCCGGGGGAGGTGGAGCGGGTACAGCGCTGGGCCGGCCGCGTGCCGCTCACGCATCCGGCGCCGGGGGAGCAGCGCCGGGCCGGGGAGGCGTCCTGGCGGGTGGTCTGGCCGCTCCGCCTGATCGACGAGGGCGCGCCCGCGAACAACGCGTCGGTGGTGCTGCTGGTCCAGGTGCGCGGTGTCCGGATTCTGCTCACCGGCGACATCGAGCCCCCGGCCCAGGCCGCCCTCCACCGTGCCGAGCCCGGCCTGCGCGCGGACGTCCTCAAGGTCCCGCACCACGGCTCGGCCCACCAGCACCCGCCGTTCCTCGCCTCGGTCGGGGCCCGGGTCGCCCTCGCCTCCGTCGGCGCCGACAACGACTACGGCCACCCCGCCCCCGCGGTCCTGCGCCTGCTCACCGCCGCCCGCGCCGCGATCGGCCGCACCGACCGCCACGGCGACGTCGCCGTCGTCCTCCGCGCCGGCCGGCTGGCCGTCGTCCGGGACCGCCCCACTGAGCGACAGGGTTGA
- a CDS encoding polysaccharide deacetylase family protein yields the protein MTEAGTARRRIAAVAGIVALGLCLSATVVVVARTAGSDEAAAKPVASASNLAAEDSDVLSEEQARARDRAQLAAERARLLGLQPPAPADEVAPAPAVTGDVDCAVIKCVALTFDDGPGAQTSQVLAALAEYNAVATWFPLGEMVIDNPDALRAIAAAGHEIGNHSWSHPQLTALREKDVDRQITRTADLIAEVIGVRPTLVRPPYGSVSRRVNGELARLQAPIILWDVDPLDWRYQNTDRVHRSVVRQTKPGSIVLLHDIHRTTVAAVPRILRSLAHRGYTFVTVSALYGNSLQAGRAYTDRRADLGR from the coding sequence ATGACCGAGGCAGGTACGGCCCGGCGGCGGATCGCCGCGGTGGCCGGCATCGTCGCGCTCGGACTCTGCCTGTCGGCGACGGTCGTAGTCGTCGCACGCACGGCCGGGTCGGACGAGGCGGCGGCCAAGCCGGTCGCGTCCGCCTCGAACCTCGCCGCCGAGGACTCCGACGTCCTCAGCGAGGAGCAGGCCCGCGCCCGCGACCGTGCGCAGCTCGCCGCCGAGCGCGCGCGGCTGCTCGGGCTGCAGCCCCCGGCTCCGGCGGACGAGGTGGCCCCGGCGCCCGCGGTGACGGGGGACGTCGACTGCGCCGTGATCAAGTGCGTCGCGCTGACCTTCGACGACGGCCCCGGCGCGCAGACGAGCCAGGTGCTCGCCGCGCTCGCGGAGTACAACGCGGTCGCGACGTGGTTCCCGCTCGGCGAGATGGTCATCGACAACCCGGACGCCCTGCGCGCGATCGCGGCGGCCGGCCACGAGATCGGCAACCACTCCTGGTCGCACCCGCAGCTGACGGCGCTGCGCGAGAAGGACGTCGACCGGCAGATCACCCGCACCGCCGACCTCATCGCCGAGGTCATCGGGGTCCGCCCGACGCTGGTCCGCCCGCCGTACGGGTCGGTCTCGCGCCGGGTCAACGGCGAGCTCGCCCGGCTGCAGGCGCCGATCATCCTCTGGGACGTCGACCCGCTCGACTGGCGCTACCAGAACACCGACCGCGTCCACCGCAGCGTCGTGCGCCAGACCAAGCCCGGCTCGATCGTGCTGCTGCACGACATCCACCGGACGACGGTCGCAGCGGTACCGCGCATTCTGCGCTCGCTCGCCCACCGCGGCTACACGTTCGTGACGGTGTCTGCGCTGTACGGCAACAGCCTGCAGGCCGGCCGCGCCTACACCGACCGCCGCGCCGACCTCGGTCGCTGA